One segment of Oscillospiraceae bacterium MB08-C2-2 DNA contains the following:
- a CDS encoding recombinase family protein codes for MKKNRYLPFGYHIQNGVLCIHEVEASVVRQVFEDYQAGMSYRRIAESLTAKAISYMENRTDWNKHRVKRMLENSRYCGRDDFPPIIPVDTFGAVTALIGQKIRGEPLSEELDSIRSKAICGACGAKYKRDGRSKNYEAWCCAAEGRITPTRITDQALLESVTAILNAIISNPSLLELPSLHREHYSLDVARTENQINRELEKSEVDSDYTKLLIFGCAAAKYEACADTEPEYLTRQLLAIFEKQPPLDAFSVGLFEDTVKQVVIDADGGLRLRMMNGKPVGKE; via the coding sequence ATGAAGAAAAACCGATACCTTCCTTTCGGCTACCACATCCAAAATGGTGTGCTGTGCATCCATGAAGTGGAGGCCTCTGTGGTACGGCAGGTTTTCGAGGATTACCAAGCCGGAATGTCCTATCGCCGGATTGCCGAAAGCCTCACCGCCAAAGCAATCTCCTATATGGAGAACCGCACCGACTGGAATAAGCACAGGGTCAAGCGGATGCTGGAGAATTCACGCTACTGCGGCAGGGATGACTTCCCGCCGATTATCCCTGTCGATACGTTCGGGGCTGTGACCGCCCTGATCGGGCAGAAAATCCGAGGGGAGCCTTTATCCGAGGAACTGGACAGCATCCGCAGTAAGGCGATTTGTGGGGCTTGTGGAGCCAAATACAAAAGGGATGGCAGAAGCAAGAATTATGAAGCGTGGTGCTGCGCCGCCGAGGGGCGCATTACCCCCACGCGCATCACCGACCAAGCTCTGCTGGAGAGCGTAACAGCAATCCTGAATGCGATTATCAGCAATCCGAGCCTGCTGGAGCTTCCTTCACTGCATCGAGAGCATTATTCCCTTGATGTTGCCCGGACAGAAAACCAAATTAACCGGGAGCTGGAAAAAAGCGAGGTGGACAGCGACTACACCAAGCTGTTGATATTTGGCTGCGCCGCCGCAAAATATGAGGCCTGTGCCGATACGGAGCCGGAATACTTAACCCGCCAGCTGCTGGCGATATTCGAGAAACAGCCGCCGCTGGATGCCTTTTCAGTCGGACTATTTGAGGATACCGTCAAGCAAGTGGTCATTGATGCGGACGGCGGCCTGAGGCTGCGAATGATGAACGGAAAGCCGGTTGGAAAGGAGTAA
- a CDS encoding recombinase family protein yields the protein MPQVQVIEPVNAIYRYAPPKLRVCAYARVSSDSADQLNSFSVQMEHYTSLIAGNDEWELVDIYADEGITGTRSDKREEFQRMLSDCRKSKIDRILVKSVSRFARNIHDCLSTVRELKALGIEVEFEEDGLKTADMHDEMIIGAFSSIAQEESTSISNNMRWSYARRMQNGSFTCCCAPYGYDLVDNILIPNPKEATVVRRIFGSYLSGKSMDQIATELNADGIPCKNGEIKWLYTAVSYILKSERYIGDALLQKSYTTNTMPFQTKRNKGERDRYYITSSHEPIISRSEFEQAQQLMKTRNALCPSKGRGRQYAFSQKIKCGKCGMNFSRRVTNGKTYWVCHKHFRSKELCEIRQIREDAIIQAFIRMVNKLKQNSRYILSSALTELMDLKSKITMSDAKVGSINQEIAELTKQSLVLNRLRTKGYMDSAIFMQKNNEINQQLDLLKRNRRRLLESDADDEMISDCKLLIELMEQEAPYLTGFDETLFHSIVNQIVVTEQDKLKFCLIGGFAFTERLPKEVLGR from the coding sequence ATGCCGCAGGTACAGGTTATTGAACCGGTAAACGCCATTTACCGCTATGCACCGCCCAAGCTGCGTGTCTGCGCCTACGCCAGAGTCAGCAGCGATTCCGCTGACCAGCTGAATTCCTTTTCCGTGCAGATGGAGCATTACACCTCTCTGATAGCCGGAAATGACGAATGGGAACTGGTGGACATTTATGCCGATGAGGGTATCACCGGAACCCGTTCAGATAAGCGAGAGGAATTTCAGCGGATGCTTTCCGACTGCAGAAAGAGCAAAATCGACCGCATCCTTGTAAAATCCGTTTCCCGGTTTGCAAGGAATATCCACGACTGCCTCTCCACCGTCCGGGAGCTGAAAGCCCTTGGCATCGAAGTGGAATTTGAGGAAGATGGACTCAAGACAGCGGACATGCACGATGAGATGATCATCGGAGCCTTCAGCTCCATCGCTCAGGAGGAATCCACCTCCATCTCCAACAATATGCGCTGGAGCTACGCCCGGAGGATGCAGAACGGCAGCTTCACTTGCTGCTGCGCCCCCTACGGATACGACCTTGTCGATAATATCCTGATCCCCAATCCCAAGGAAGCAACCGTGGTGCGCCGGATATTTGGAAGCTACCTCTCCGGCAAGAGCATGGATCAAATAGCAACCGAATTGAACGCCGATGGCATCCCTTGCAAGAATGGAGAGATAAAATGGCTGTATACCGCAGTCAGCTATATTCTCAAAAGTGAGCGTTACATCGGCGATGCCCTGCTGCAGAAATCCTACACCACCAATACCATGCCCTTTCAAACCAAGCGCAACAAGGGTGAGCGTGACCGCTATTACATCACCAGCTCCCATGAGCCGATCATCAGCCGGTCGGAGTTTGAGCAGGCGCAGCAGCTGATGAAAACCCGTAACGCCCTCTGCCCAAGCAAGGGTCGTGGCAGGCAGTATGCATTCTCACAAAAAATCAAATGCGGCAAATGCGGTATGAACTTCTCCCGCAGGGTGACCAACGGCAAAACCTATTGGGTCTGCCATAAGCACTTCCGCAGCAAGGAGCTTTGCGAAATCCGCCAAATCCGGGAAGATGCCATTATACAGGCCTTTATCCGAATGGTTAACAAGCTAAAACAGAATAGCCGCTATATTCTCTCCTCCGCCTTAACAGAGCTGATGGATCTCAAATCCAAAATCACCATGAGCGATGCAAAAGTCGGAAGCATCAATCAGGAAATAGCGGAACTCACCAAGCAGAGTCTGGTACTGAATCGTCTCAGGACGAAAGGTTACATGGACTCTGCTATTTTTATGCAGAAAAACAATGAAATCAATCAACAGCTCGACCTTTTAAAGCGCAACCGCCGCAGGCTGCTGGAAAGCGATGCGGACGATGAGATGATTTCCGACTGCAAGCTGCTGATTGAGCTAATGGAACAGGAAGCGCCGTACCTGACCGGCTTTGACGAAACTCTGTTTCACAGCATTGTCAATCAGATTGTCGTCACCGAGCAGGATAAACTGAAATTCTGCTTAATCGGTGGTTTTGCCTTTACCGAGCGGCTGCCAAAGGAGGTGCTCGGGCGATGA
- a CDS encoding SHOCT domain-containing protein, with amino-acid sequence MTKTEPVNEVRYLMAHNFLTYLLEQGKISLKEFEIADGFVVEKYKPRLRII; translated from the coding sequence ATGACGAAAACAGAACCGGTCAATGAAGTCCGTTATTTAATGGCGCACAACTTCCTCACCTATCTTCTGGAGCAAGGCAAAATCAGCCTTAAAGAATTTGAAATCGCAGATGGATTTGTGGTCGAAAAGTACAAGCCGAGGCTCCGGATTATTTAG
- a CDS encoding recombinase family protein, producing the protein MDQKSAWIYCRIDAPEDVHGTLKGQYERLETYAAQMDFTVIGSSQDLGSGLNFNRPGLQAVLEAAKAGSFQVLLVDSVSRIGRDTAKTIEFIQTISGCGISIYSPLEGEIKLSDFAMPPFQLR; encoded by the coding sequence ATGGATCAGAAATCCGCATGGATTTACTGCCGCATCGATGCGCCGGAGGATGTACATGGCACTTTGAAAGGGCAATATGAAAGACTGGAAACCTATGCCGCACAGATGGATTTTACGGTTATCGGTTCTTCTCAGGACTTGGGCAGCGGCCTGAACTTCAACCGCCCCGGCCTACAGGCCGTTCTGGAAGCGGCGAAAGCCGGGAGTTTTCAGGTTTTACTGGTGGATTCGGTGAGCCGAATCGGGCGGGATACGGCAAAGACAATAGAGTTTATTCAAACAATCAGCGGCTGCGGGATCAGCATTTACTCTCCGCTGGAGGGTGAAATCAAGCTCTCTGATTTTGCAATGCCGCCGTTTCAATTGCGATAG
- a CDS encoding type II toxin-antitoxin system PemK/MazF family toxin has protein sequence MRIYKGDMFYADLTPVVGCEQGGIRPILIVQNNIGNRYSPTVIVAAITSRTEKGHLPTHIRLCSQQYGLRQNSLVLLEQVRTIDRSRLREYIGHLSEQQMQQINEALAVSFGLDALLPEPQMSLRL, from the coding sequence ATGCGTATCTACAAAGGCGATATGTTCTACGCCGATTTAACTCCGGTTGTCGGGTGCGAACAGGGCGGTATCAGGCCGATTTTGATTGTCCAAAACAATATCGGCAACCGCTACAGCCCTACCGTTATTGTGGCCGCCATCACCAGCCGCACTGAAAAAGGTCATCTGCCTACCCACATCCGGCTGTGCAGCCAGCAGTATGGCCTGCGGCAGAATTCTCTTGTGCTGCTGGAGCAGGTGCGAACCATTGACCGTTCCCGTCTGCGTGAGTACATAGGCCATTTGAGTGAACAACAGATGCAGCAGATTAATGAAGCCTTAGCCGTGAGCTTCGGTCTGGATGCCCTGCTGCCGGAACCTCAAATGAGCCTGCGCTTGTGA
- a CDS encoding sigma factor-like helix-turn-helix DNA-binding protein, with the protein MSENKKYTIVVKRQRVEVSEAIYRAYHKEREAERYQNKLIRQNELSLERFQDDGVNIDYLIVRVQPDIVDKLIHQEQLKTLWIALQSLPEDERFLIDKLFFNDKKEADLAAELLVTQQAISKRKKKILDKLKKMIDY; encoded by the coding sequence ATGTCAGAGAACAAAAAATATACCATCGTAGTAAAACGGCAGCGGGTAGAGGTCAGCGAGGCTATCTACCGTGCCTACCATAAAGAGCGTGAAGCAGAACGTTATCAGAATAAACTGATCCGCCAGAATGAGCTGTCGCTGGAACGGTTCCAAGACGATGGTGTCAACATCGATTACCTCATCGTCCGTGTTCAGCCGGATATTGTGGATAAGCTCATTCATCAGGAGCAACTGAAAACACTGTGGATTGCTCTTCAATCCTTGCCGGAAGATGAACGCTTCCTCATTGATAAACTGTTTTTCAATGATAAAAAGGAAGCAGATCTGGCAGCAGAACTATTGGTCACGCAACAGGCCATCAGTAAACGCAAAAAGAAGATACTGGACAAACTGAAAAAAATGATTGATTACTAA